One Deltaproteobacteria bacterium genomic window, GGCAAACCTCCAGCCGCTCAAATACATACTCTCTGCGGATCCCGAGACCAATGCACGCATTTTCGGCTGTCTGGCGTGGGCCGCTTATCTCAAGGACTGGCCCGGACCCTCGTCCGGGGAACGCCCGTCAGCCTATATCGTGATGCTCGTAGATCAGGACATCACCGAGAACTGGTGGTGCGACGACGGTATTGCCGCCCAAACCATGCTCCTAGGCGCTGTTGAACGAGGACTGGGAGGATGCATGCTCGGCGCCATCAACAAAGAAAAGCTCCGAACAGAACTGAAGATTCCGGAAAGACTGATGATCCGTCTCGTCCTGGCGCTGGGAAAACCCGCTGAAAAGTGCCTACTGGACGACGTTGAGCCGGGCGGGAGCATCCGATATTGGAGGGATGCGAACAGCGTGCACCACGTACCCAAACGCAAGCTCGATGAACTGATCCTCAAGTGAAATGACGGTTACATGGACCTGGGAAACCCCGCCTGCAGGTGAGGTTATATGATTGAGACTCACGCCTCGCCCAAGGGCTTGATCTCGTCCAGCATGGAGGCGCTCTCGTCGGGTCCTCCTCCGGCTGAGCTCTTGAACCTCTCGAGGGCGTATCCGATCCGCGAAACAATGAGTTCGCGAATCACGAAAAGG contains:
- a CDS encoding nitroreductase family protein, with the protein product MDLKELVLRNRSYRRFDESYKVTRETLVELVGLARCTASAANLQPLKYILSADPETNARIFGCLAWAAYLKDWPGPSSGERPSAYIVMLVDQDITENWWCDDGIAAQTMLLGAVERGLGGCMLGAINKEKLRTELKIPERLMIRLVLALGKPAEKCLLDDVEPGGSIRYWRDANSVHHVPKRKLDELILK